In one window of Burkholderia sp. NRF60-BP8 DNA:
- a CDS encoding LysR family transcriptional regulator, with the protein MPDTSIRRPDADDPFARSFSTCYAGVVTFLAVVTEGSFARAADRLGVGRSSVSRHVQRLEDRLDARLFQRTTRSVSLTREGELFYENCRPGIERLAQALEDMRELRSGPPSGHLRIGSTPGFGRKVVAPLLRDFHARYPDITLDLLLNDRPADFSADRIDVAFRDGRMEDSAIVARRLIPMQMIVCASPAYAHRHGLPRHVDDLARHRCINLCTASGRVTEWEFRIDGLTQQRQVAAHHTFNDIDLVVRAALDGLGIAQLPAYQVCDLLADGRLVSCLGQHAPDDGGHYLCYLSRKHLPTRIRVFIDYMIEQTRARDLQCPATMTTMAPLETID; encoded by the coding sequence ATGCCCGACACCTCCATTCGCCGCCCCGATGCCGACGATCCGTTCGCGCGCAGCTTCTCGACCTGCTATGCCGGCGTGGTCACCTTTCTGGCCGTCGTCACCGAAGGCAGCTTCGCGCGCGCCGCCGATCGCCTCGGCGTCGGCCGCTCGTCCGTCAGCCGCCACGTGCAACGGCTCGAGGACCGGCTCGACGCACGCCTGTTCCAGCGCACGACCCGCAGCGTGTCGCTGACGCGCGAAGGCGAGCTCTTCTACGAAAACTGCCGGCCCGGCATCGAGCGTCTGGCGCAGGCGCTCGAGGACATGCGCGAGCTGCGCAGCGGGCCGCCGAGCGGGCACCTGCGCATCGGCTCGACGCCGGGTTTCGGCCGCAAGGTCGTCGCGCCGCTGCTGCGCGATTTCCATGCGCGGTATCCGGACATCACGCTCGACCTGCTGCTGAACGACCGGCCGGCCGATTTCTCCGCCGACCGCATCGACGTCGCGTTTCGCGACGGCCGCATGGAGGACAGCGCGATCGTCGCGCGCCGGCTGATTCCGATGCAGATGATCGTCTGTGCGTCGCCGGCTTACGCGCACCGGCACGGCTTGCCGCGCCACGTCGACGATCTCGCCCGGCATCGCTGCATCAACCTGTGCACCGCGTCGGGCCGCGTGACGGAATGGGAATTCAGGATCGACGGACTGACGCAGCAGCGTCAGGTCGCCGCGCATCACACGTTCAACGACATCGACCTCGTCGTGCGCGCGGCGCTCGACGGGCTCGGCATCGCGCAACTGCCGGCGTATCAGGTGTGCGACCTGCTCGCCGACGGCCGGCTGGTAAGCTGTCTCGGCCAGCATGCGCCGGACGACGGCGGACACTACCTCTGCTACCTGAGCCGCAAGCACCTGCCCACGCGCATCCGCGTGTTCATCGACTACATGATCGAACAGACGCGTGCGCGCGACCTGCAGTGCCCGGCCACGATGACGACGATGGCGCCGCTGGAGACGATCGATTGA
- a CDS encoding SDR family NAD(P)-dependent oxidoreductase, translating into MQSFDNKVVLITGGGAGIGLAAAVAFAREGARVVITGRREDALSAAARSAPGIDYVVADAGDPADAARTIDEAVALAGRLDVLVNNAGAGAILPLESATFEAISAIFSVNTLGPSMLATAALPHLKAARGSIVNVSSTFGHKAAALLSHYAASKAALEHLTRCWALELASAGVRVNAVAAGPTETDFLSERMKLSAPEIEAIKAQERARIPLGRRGEPADVANWIVSLASPQAAWMTGQVITVDGGLDAT; encoded by the coding sequence ATGCAGTCATTCGACAACAAGGTGGTCCTCATTACCGGCGGCGGTGCCGGCATCGGGCTGGCAGCGGCCGTCGCGTTCGCACGCGAAGGCGCGCGCGTCGTCATCACGGGCCGCCGCGAAGATGCGCTGTCCGCGGCCGCGCGCAGCGCGCCGGGCATCGACTACGTGGTCGCGGATGCCGGCGATCCGGCCGACGCCGCGCGCACGATCGACGAAGCGGTCGCCCTGGCGGGGCGGCTCGACGTGCTGGTCAACAATGCGGGCGCGGGTGCAATCCTGCCGCTCGAGTCGGCTACCTTCGAAGCGATCAGTGCGATCTTCTCGGTCAATACGCTCGGACCGTCGATGCTCGCGACCGCCGCGTTGCCGCACCTGAAAGCAGCCCGCGGCAGCATCGTCAACGTGTCGAGCACGTTCGGACACAAGGCCGCGGCGCTGTTGTCGCACTATGCGGCGAGCAAGGCCGCGCTCGAGCATCTGACGCGCTGCTGGGCGCTCGAGCTCGCATCGGCGGGCGTACGCGTGAACGCCGTCGCGGCGGGTCCGACGGAAACGGATTTCCTGTCGGAACGGATGAAGCTGTCGGCACCCGAGATCGAAGCGATCAAGGCGCAGGAGCGCGCGCGCATTCCGCTTGGCCGGCGCGGCGAGCCCGCGGACGTCGCGAACTGGATCGTGTCGCTCGCGTCGCCACAGGCGGCATGGATGACGGGGCAGGTGATCACGGTCGACGGCGGACTCGACGCAACCTGA
- a CDS encoding Ohr family peroxiredoxin, with the protein MTPLRPPPLSLLDRYRGREPQTLYSTTVTVTGGAAEHGRASGVARSDDGRLDIELRLPSALGGPGDGPNPEQLFAASYAACFHGALSLLAARAGVSIAGASVSASIDFCRDPMDGLFMLNANIRVRLPGVERAVAEELVRNTERFCPYTKMAHEGISHVVALAPADDAPER; encoded by the coding sequence ATGACGCCGCTGCGCCCGCCGCCGCTGTCGCTGCTCGACCGGTATCGCGGACGGGAACCGCAGACGCTGTACTCGACGACGGTGACCGTCACGGGCGGGGCGGCCGAGCACGGCCGCGCATCGGGCGTCGCCCGTTCCGACGACGGGCGCCTGGACATCGAGCTGCGCCTGCCGTCCGCGCTGGGCGGGCCCGGCGACGGCCCGAACCCGGAACAGTTGTTCGCCGCCAGCTATGCGGCGTGCTTTCACGGCGCGCTGAGCCTGCTGGCTGCACGGGCGGGCGTGTCGATCGCCGGCGCATCGGTATCCGCATCGATCGACTTCTGTCGCGATCCGATGGACGGGCTGTTCATGCTGAACGCGAACATTCGCGTGCGGCTGCCAGGCGTCGAGCGCGCGGTGGCGGAAGAACTCGTCCGCAATACGGAGCGTTTCTGTCCGTACACGAAGATGGCGCACGAGGGAATCAGCCACGTCGTGGCGCTCGCGCCGGCGGACGATGCGCCCGAACGCTAA
- a CDS encoding SDR family oxidoreductase: MKIVVIGGTGLIGSKVVRNLIARGHDAVAAAPSTGVDTITGTGLDDALAGAEVVVDLANSPSFEEAAVKAFFEASGRNLFAAERAAGVRHHVALSVVGTDRLQQSAYFRGKIIQENLIRDAGVPYTIVRSTQFFEFVGAIAQAGTQGDTVRLTTAHFQPIASDDVAAAVTDFALDAPRNGIAEIGGPERVRIADLVERFLAATHDARTVTRDAGADYFGAMLQDDTLVPAPGARLGATTFDAWFRQNALVR, encoded by the coding sequence GTGAAAATCGTCGTGATTGGCGGTACCGGCCTCATCGGCAGCAAGGTCGTCAGGAACCTCATCGCACGCGGCCACGACGCGGTGGCGGCCGCGCCGTCGACCGGCGTCGATACGATCACGGGTACGGGACTGGACGACGCGCTCGCCGGCGCGGAAGTCGTCGTCGATCTCGCGAATTCGCCGTCGTTCGAAGAAGCGGCCGTGAAGGCCTTCTTCGAGGCGTCGGGGCGCAACCTGTTCGCCGCGGAGCGCGCGGCCGGCGTGCGCCATCACGTCGCGCTGTCGGTGGTCGGCACCGACCGGCTGCAGCAGAGCGCGTATTTCCGCGGCAAGATCATTCAGGAAAACCTGATCCGCGATGCAGGCGTGCCGTACACGATCGTGCGCTCGACGCAGTTCTTCGAATTCGTCGGGGCGATCGCGCAGGCTGGCACGCAAGGCGACACGGTCCGGTTGACCACCGCGCACTTCCAGCCGATCGCATCGGACGACGTCGCGGCCGCCGTGACCGACTTCGCGCTCGACGCGCCGCGCAACGGCATCGCCGAGATCGGCGGCCCCGAGCGCGTGCGGATCGCGGATCTGGTCGAGCGTTTCCTGGCGGCCACGCACGACGCGCGGACGGTGACGCGCGATGCGGGCGCCGACTACTTCGGCGCGATGCTGCAGGACGACACGCTCGTGCCGGCGCCCGGCGCACGCCTCGGCGCGACGACCTTCGACGCATGGTTCCGGCAGAACGCGCTCGTACGCTGA
- a CDS encoding PRC-barrel domain-containing protein — protein MKFYKTLLAATVLASSVGAHAQIAGAQPISVTVEQSQALLEGWSVKKSVLGKTVYNDENQKVGKVRDLIVAPDGSVSAAIVSAGGFLGVAAHDVAVPIASLDVRNGNIYLPGATKEALKATPAFQYAKVPSPPKPKKLDEKH, from the coding sequence ATGAAGTTCTACAAGACCCTCCTCGCAGCAACCGTCCTCGCGTCGAGCGTCGGCGCGCACGCGCAGATCGCGGGCGCGCAGCCGATCAGCGTGACCGTCGAGCAATCGCAGGCGCTGCTCGAAGGCTGGAGCGTGAAGAAGAGCGTGCTCGGCAAGACCGTGTACAACGACGAGAACCAGAAAGTAGGCAAGGTCCGCGACCTGATCGTCGCGCCGGACGGCTCGGTGTCGGCCGCGATCGTGTCGGCCGGCGGCTTCCTCGGCGTGGCCGCGCACGACGTCGCGGTGCCGATCGCGTCGCTCGACGTGCGCAACGGCAACATCTACCTGCCCGGTGCGACCAAGGAGGCGCTGAAGGCCACGCCGGCGTTCCAGTACGCGAAGGTGCCGTCGCCGCCGAAGCCGAAGAAGCTCGACGAAAAGCACTGA